The Halorhodospira halophila SL1 genomic sequence CTGCATGTCCGCCGGACCGAGCTTGCCGTCCCGGGCCTTGGCCGAGAGGGTGCCGAGGTCCTCGGCGATCTGCAGGACGCCTTTCTGGTCGGCGTCACGCAGCACCGGCACCACCAGCCCCTCCGGGGTGTCGACGGCGACGCCGATGTGGCAGTAGTGCTTGAGGATCAGCTCCTGCCCGTCCGCCGAAAGGCTGGCGTTAAAACGCGGATACTCCGCCAGGGCGGCGGCCGCCGCCCGGACCAGGAAGGCCAGCGGGGTCAGCTTCACCCCCCGCGCCTCGGCCTCCTTCTTGAGAGATTGGCGGAACGCCTCCATCTCGGTGATATCGGCCTCGTCGAACTGGGTCACGTGCGGGACATTCAGCCAGCTCCGGTGCAGGTGCGGCCCCGAGAGGCGCTGGATACGGGTGAGCGGCACGCGCTCCACCTCGCCGAAGCGGCTGAAGTCCTGCTCCGGGATCGGCGGGATGCCGGCCCCTTCGGCAGCGGGGGCACCGGCGGCGCCAGCCGGCGGCGCCTCCTGGCCCTGCATCACCTGCTTGACGTAGGCCTCCACGTCCTCACGGCGGATGCGCCCCTTACGCCCGCTGCCCTGCACGCGGGAGAGATCGACCCCGAGCTCGCGGGCGTAGCGGCGTACCGAGGGGCTGGCGTGGGCGGCGCGATGGCCGTCGCGGTCGATCGCCGGCGACTCGTCGACACCTCCGGCTGCAGCGCCCCCGCCACTGCCCGCGGAGGCAGCCGGTTGCGCCGCGGCGGCGGGGGCCGCGGTCGCTGGCGCGCCGCCATCGGCCGACGGGGCCGTTTCCTCCGCCGGGCCACCCGCGGCGGCCGGGGCCTCGGCCTGCGTCGCCGGTTCCGCCGGCTCGGCGACAGGATCAACGGTGGCAACGACACTCCCCTCGGAGACGGTATCCCCCACGGCCACATGCACCGCTCGGATCTCGCCCCCGACCTCGGCCGGCACCTCCATGCTCGCCTTGTCGGACTCCAGTGTGATCAGCGACTGCTCGGCCTCGATCCGGTCGCCGGGCGCAACCAGGACCTCGATGACCTCCACCTCCTCGAAGCCGCCGATATCCGGTACCTTGAGCTCCTGTTCCGCCACGGTCACACCTCCCACGGGTTCGGGGCATCCGCCGCCAGCTGGTACTTGCCGATGGCCTCGCTGACCTTCGCGGCCTCGATGGTGCCCTCATCGGCGAGGGCGTAGAGGGCCGCTGCGGCGATGTGGTGGCGGTCCACCTCAAAGAAGCGCCGGAGCTTCTCCCGGGTATCCGAGCGGCCAAAACCGTCGGTCCCCAGGGACCAGAACTTGCGCCCGATGTAGGGGCGGATCTGATCGGGGTAGGCGCGCATGTAGTCCGTGGCGGCGACCGCCGGACCGCTGTACCTCTCCAGGCACGCCTGCAGGTAGGACTGGCGGCGCTCCGCCTCCGGGTGGAGCCGATTGGCCCGGGCGCAGACCATCCCGTCGCGGGCCAACTCGGTGAACGAGGGGCAGCTCCAGATGTCGGCGTGGACGCCGAAGTCGTTGGCGAGCAGATCCGCCGCCGCCAACACCTCGCGGAAGATGCTGCCCGAGCCCATCAGCTGCACCCGCGGCCCCTTCTTCTCGGGCCCGGCCCGGAAGAGGTACATGCCGCGGCGGATCCCCTCCTCGGCCCCCTCCGGCATCGCCGGGTGGGTGTGGTTCTCGTTGTAGACGGTCAGGTAGTAGAAGCAGTTCTCCTGCTCGGCGTACATCCGCCGCAGCCCGTCTTGGACGATCACCGCCAGCTCGTAGTCGAAGGCCGGGTCGTAGGAGACGCAGTTGGGGATGGTCGAGGCGAGGACGTGGCTGTGGCCGTCCTGGTGCTGCAGCCCCTCGCCGTTGAGGGTGGTCCTGCCAGCGGTGCCGCCGATGAGGAAGCCGCGGGCCTGGATATCCCCAGCCGCCCAGCACAGATCCCCCACGCGCTGGAAGCCGAACATGGAGTAGAAGATGTAGAAGGGGATCATGTTGACGCCGTGGTTGGCGTAGGACGTGGCCGCGGCCATCCACGAGGACATGGCCCCGGCCTCGTCGAGGCCTTCCTCGAGGATCTGCCCGGTCTGCGCCTCGCGGTAGGACATCAGCTGGTCGGCGTCTTCGGGCTCGTAGAGCTGGCCGACGTTGGAGTAGATGCCGAGCTGACGGAACAGCCCCTCCATGCCGAAGGTGCGCGCCTCGTCGGGGATGATGGGCACCACCCGCTGGCCGACCTGTTTGTCGCGGGTGAGTACCGTCAGGGCGCGCACGAAGGCCATGGTGGTGGAGAGTTCCCGCTCGCCGCTGTCTTTGAGCAGGGCGTCGAAGGCGGAGAGCTCCGGCACCTCGAGCGCCGGGGCCCGTTCGTAGCGCACCGGCATATAGCCGCCCAGGGCCTGGCGACGCTCGTGGAGATAGCGCATCTCCGGGGCGTCGTCGTCGGGCTTGTAGAAGGGCGTCTCCTTGAGCTGCTCGTCGGGGATGGGGATCTCGTAGTGATCCCGGAACCGGCGCAGGGCGTTCTCGCCCATCTTCTTCTGCTGGTGGGTGATGTTCTGCCCCTCGCCGGCCTCGCCCATGCCGTAGCCCTTGACCGTCTTGGCCAGGATCACGGTGGGCTGCCCGGTGTGGTTCACCGCGGCGTGGTAGGCGGCGTAGACCTTGTGCGGGTCGTGGCCACCGCGGTTGAGCCGGTAGATGTCGTAGTCCGACATGCCGGCGACCATCTTCTCCAGCTCTGGATCCTTGGCGAAGAAGTGCTTGCGCGTGTAATCGCCGCCGCGCGCCTTGAAGGCCTGGTACTCGCCGTCGACGGCCTCCTCCATGCGCTGCTGCAGGAGCCCCTCGTGGTCGAGCTCCAGCAGTGGGTCCCAGCGCGAGCCCCAGATCACCTTGATGACGTTCCAGCCGGCGCCGCGGAACTCGCCCTCGAGTTCCTGGATGATCTTGCCGTTGCCACGTACCGGACCGTCGAGACGCTGCAGGTTGCAGTTGACCACGAAGATCAGGTTGTCGAGCTGCTCGCGGGCGGCGAGGCCGATGGAGCCCATGGACTCCGGCTCGTCCATCTCGCCATCACCCATGAAGCACCAGACCTTCCGACCGCTGGTGTCCTCAATCCCGCGGTGGTGGAGGTACTTCATCATGCGCGCCTGCTGCACCGCCTGGATGGGGCCGAGGCCCATGGAGACGGTGGGGAACTGCCAGAAGTCGGGCATCAGCCACGGGTGCGGGTAGGAGCTGACACCGTCGCCGTCGACATCCTGGCGGAAGCCCGCCAGTTGCTCGGCGCTGAGCCGGCCTTCGAGGTAGGCGCGGGCGTAGATGCCCGGTGCCGAGTGGCCCTGGAAGAAGACCAGATCGCCGTCCTGCTCCTCGTTGGGGGCCCGCCAGAAGTGGTTGAAGCCGACCTCGTAGAGCGTGCAGGCCGAGGCGTAGCTGGCGATGTGCCCACCGATGCCGTCGTGCTCACGGTTAGCGGCGACCACCATGGCGATGGCGTTCCAGCGCACCAGCGCCCGGATGCGCCACTCCAGGTGGTGATCGGTGTACTCCGGCGGACGGACCTCCAGGTGGCGGGGGATGGTGTTGATGTAGCCGGTCGTGGCCTTGAATGGTAGGTGCCCCAAGCGTCGGCGGCCCTTGCTGACCAGGTGCTCCAGGATCTGCTGTGCCCGCTCGGGGCCCTCGTGTTCGATCACCGCATCCAGGGCGTCGAGCCACTCCTGGATCTCCTCCGGATCCGGATCGTCGCGCAACTCGGGTATCGATTGCATGGTCTACCTCCTGGTTAAGAGTCGCCGGGGCCCACGGGGCGCGACACGGCGGGTGGCCAGGCCGCACCCGGCGGCCTTGTGGGCCCCCGGGCATTCCCCGCAGACGGGCGAGCATTGTTGTTCTTATCGCCTATGCCCTACCCCTCCCTGCCCGGGTCGTGTGCCGAGTCCTCGAGCAGTTCGTCGAGGGAGGCGCTCTTGCGGGTCGACATGCCCGCGGTCACCGCAAACCGCATGGCGTCCTCGACACTCATGTCCACCGGCTCGACCACGGAGGCCGGCGCCAGCAGCGTGTAGCCACCCACCTGATAGCTCATCGGGGTGTAAACGGCGATGGTGTGCTCGTCGCCCAGCCCCTCGGCCACGCCTTCCCACTGTCTGCGGGTGACCACGCCGAGGACCCGGTAGTCGCTGCCGGGCAGCGGCACCGTGACCACCTGGTCACCCAACTCTTCGGCACGGGAGACGAACCCGGTGAGATCCTGCACGGCGCCGTAGATGGTCTTGACCACCGGGAGCTGCAGGAGGATCTGTTCGAACCACTCCCACAGGCGGCGCAGGAGATAGAAATTGAGCAGCACGCCGATGGCGAAGATGCCGGCCACCGCCAGGGCGACACCCAGGCCGGGGTGGTACCAGGTCTCGGGGATGACAAGCTGGACGATGCTGCCGAGCGCCCGCTCGGCGGTGATGATCAGCCAGTAGAGAAGATAAAGGGTGACGACTGCCGGCAGGACGGCCAGCAGCCCCTTGAGGAATATCCCGCCAATCCTGCGCATGATGATCCTCCCCGCCCACCCGCCGGGGCGCGAGGGCGCCCCGGCCAGGCACTGGGGACCGCTCCGGGCTCAGCTCACCTTGGGGGCGAGCTCGCCGGACTCGTAGCGCTCGACCATGGTCTCCAGCGCGATCGGCTTGATCTTGGAGGCCATGCCCGCCGAACCGAAGGCCTCGTAGCGGGCCTTGCAGATCTCCTTCATGGCCTCGGTGGAGGCCTTCAGGAACTTACGCGGGTCGAAGTTCGACGGGTTCTCGGCCAGGTGCTTGCGCACCGCACCGGTGGAGGCCAGGCGCAGGTCCGTGTCGATGTTGACCTTACGCACGCCGTTGCGGATGCCCTCCTGGACCTCCTCGACCGGCACGCCGTAGGTCTCGGGGATCTCGCCGCCGAAGCGGTTGATCAGCTCCAGCCACTCCTGCGGCACCTGGGAGCTGCCGTGCATCACCAGGTGGGTGTCCGGCAGACGCTGGTGGATCTCCTTGATCCGGCTGATGGCCAGGATGTCGCCCGTCGGCGGGCGGGTGAACTTGTAGGCACCGTGGCTGGTGCCGCAGGCGATGGCGAGGGCGTCGACGTGGGTATCGCGGACGAACTGGGCCGCCTCCTCGGGATCGGTGAGGAGCTTGTCCTTGTCCATCTTGCCCTCAGCGCCGACGCCGTCCTCCTTGCCGGCCTCACCCGTCTCTAGGGAGCCGAGCACACCGATCTCGCCCTCGACGGAGACACCGCCGGCGTGGGCCATCTCGGCGGCGCGCCGGGTCACGCTGGCGTTGTAGTCGTAGTCGGCCGGGGTCTTGCCGTCTTCCTTCAGGGAGCCGTCCATCATCACCGAGGTGAACCCGGACTGGATGGCGCGCATGCAGGCACCGGGATTGGCACCGTGGTCGAGGTGGACCACCAGCGGCACGTCCGGGTAGGACTCCACGGCGGCCTCCATCAGGTGCCGATAGAAGGGGACACCGGCATACTTGCGGGCACCGGCGGACGCCTGGACGATGGCCGGGCTGTCGCACTCCTTGGCCGCCTCCATGATGGCGTGCAACTGCTCCATGTTGTTGGCGTTGAACGCCGGCATGCCGTAGCCGTGCTCGGCTGCGTGATCGAGCAGCTGTCGCAGGGTGATCATCGCCATAGTTTCGACTCCTCCGCTATCTATGCATTCACTCTAGAGATAATCGTCCACGCAGACGATGCGCAACGTGTTCGTGCCCCCTGCGGCGCCGAGCTCCTCGCCGTGGGTCACCAGGACGTAGTCCCCCTGGCTGACCAGCCCTTGCTTGGAGAGACGGGCCAGCAGCCGACTCTTGAGGGCGTTGAGGTCCTCCTGCTCGGCATCGAACTCCAGCGGGTAGACGCCACGGTAGAGGGTGACCCGGCCCCGGGTCTCCGGGTGGCGGGTGAGGACGTAGATCGGCAGCCCGGAGCTGATCCGCGACATCCACGAGGCCGTCCCTCCGGACTCGGTGATGGCGATCAGCGCCTTGATGGCGAAGTGGTTGGCGGCGTACATCGCCGCCATGGCCACCGTCTCGTCGACCTGCGTGAAGTGCTCGTCCAGCCGGTGGTGGGAGACCGTCACCGTACGGCTGCGCTCGGCGGCCCGGCAGACGCGGTCCATGGCGGCCACGGTCTCGGCCGGGAACGAGCCGGTGGCGGTCTCTGCCGAGAGCATCACGGCGTCGGTGCCATCCCGCACGGCGTTGGCAACGTCGAAGACCTCGGCCCGGGTGGGGATGGGATTGTCGATCATCGACTCCATCATCTGGGTCGCCGTGATGGCGACCCGGTTCCGGGCCCGGGCGGTCTGGATGAGCTGCTTCTGAACCTCGGGCAGGGCGGCGTCGCCGATCTCCACGCCGAGATCGCCGCGGGCGACCATGATGGCGTCGGCGGCATCCATGATCTCCTCGGCGGCGTCCAGGGCCTCGGCCCGCTCGATCTTGGCCACGATCCCGGACCGCCCACCGGCCTCGGTCAGCAGCCGGCGGGCCTCGTGGATATCGTCCGCACACCGCGGGAACGACACCGCCACGTAGTCGGCGGCCAGTTCGGCGGCGGTGACGATGTCGACCCGGTCCTTGTCGGTGAGCGCCGGCGCCGAAAGCCCGCCACCGCGGCGGTTGATGCCCTTGCGATCGCTGAGTTCACCGCCGACCTGCACGCTGGTGTGCACCGCGGTCCCCTCGATGCGTTCGACCCGCACCACCAGGCGGCCGTCGTCGAGCAGCAGCTCGTCGCCGGGGTGCAGGTCGTCGGGCAGGGCCCGGTAGGCGACCCCGACCTGCGTCTGGTCCCCGGCATCGGGATCCACGGTAGGATCGAGGATGAAGGGGTCCCCGCGGCGCAGGAGGACCGGGCCATTGCGAAAGCGCTCAATCCGGATCTTCGGCCCCTGCAGGTCCACCAGCACGCCCACCCGCCGGCCGTGGGCTTCGCCCCAGGTCCGGACGGCCTCGACCCGCCGGCGGTGGTCGCTGGCCTCGCCGTGGGAGAGGTTGATGCGGACCACATCCACCCCGGCGGCGAGGACCGCCTCCAGCCCTTCGGGGCGATCCGTCGCCGGCCCGAGGGTCGCCAGGATCTTGGTTCTGCGGGGCATCATGCCACCGGCTCCCTGCCTGATTACCGCGTCGATCACGAGTGCGCTGCCGCGTGCTGCTCCAGGGCCGCAACGCCGGGCAGAACGCGCCCCTCGAGGAACTCCAGGAAGGCGCCACCGCCGGTGGAGATGTACGAGACCTGGTCGGTGATGCCGAACTGCTCCACCGCGGCCAGCGTGTCCCCGCCACCAGCAATGGAGAAACCGTCACTGGCGGCAATGGCCTCGGCCAGCGCCCGGGTGCCGCCGGCAAAGGGCGCCATCTCGAAGACCCCCACCGGCCCGTTCCAGACCACCGTACCGGCGTTGCGCAACATGCCGTCGTAGCGGGCCCGGGTCTGCGGCCCAACGTCGAGGATCATCTCGTCGTCGGGCACGGCGTCCACCGGATGGACGTGGGCCTCGGCGTCCGCCGAGAAATCCCTGGCCGTGACCACGTCCTCGGGGATCGGGATCTCGCCGCCCTTGGCCCGCGCCTCTTCCATCAGACGCTTGGCGGTGTCGACGAAGTCGGCCTCGTAGAGGGACTTGCCCACAGAGTAGCCCGCCGCGGCGATGAAGGTGTTCGCAATCCCGCCGCCGACGATGAGCTGATCGACTTTGTGGGTGAGCGCCTCCAGGACCTGGACCTTGCCGGAGACCTTGGAACCGCCAACGATGGCGATCATCGGCCGGGCCGGGTTATCCAGAGCCTTGCCCAAGGCCTCCAGCTCGGCACTGAGCAGCGGGCCTGCACAGGCCTCGGGGGCGAAGCGGGCCACACCGTGGGTGGAGGCCTGGGCCCGGTGCGCAGTGCCGAAGGCGTCCATGACGAAGACGTCACAGAGCGCTGCCATACGCCGGGACAGGGCCTCGTCGTCCTTGGTCTCGCCGGGCTGGAAACGCACGTTCTCCGCCAGCGCGACCCCGCCCTCGGGGACATCCACGCCCTCCAGCCAGTCACGCACCACCGGCACCTCACAGCCGAGAATCTCGCCCAGGCGGCGGGCCACCGGGGCCATCGAGGCCTCGGCGTCGTACTCGCCCTCTTTGGGCCGCCCCAGGTGGGACATCACCAGCACCCGGCCACCGGCCTGCATGGCCTGGCGGATGCTCTCGGCGGCAGCGCGCACGCGGGTGTCGTCGGCAACCTGGCCGTCCTTGATCGGCACGTTCAGATCCTCGCGGATGAGCACCCGCTTGCCCGTCAGGTCCAGATCGGTCATGCGCTTCGCTTTCACGGCCACTCTCCTCTCGTCGATTCTTGTTCTGCGCTCGGGCCGGCGCCCTCAGCCGAGGACGCGCCGACCCGCAGTGGCGACGTTGTCCGCGGTCAGGCCGAAGTGCTCGTAGAGCTCGGGCCCCGGCGCCGATTCGCCGAAGGTGTCGATGCCAACCACCAGGCCACACTGGCCGACCCAGCCCTGCCACAGGCCGGTGGCGCCGGCCTCGACGGCCACCCGCGGCACGTCACCGGGCAGGACCTGCTGCCGGTAGGCCTCGTCCTGCTCACAGAACGCCTCGACACACGGCATGGAGACCACGCGCACCGCGCGCCCCTCGGCCTCGAGCTGCTCGCGGGCCGCCATGGCCAGATCCACCTCGGAGCCCGTGGCCAGGATCACCAGTTCGGGCTTGCCGGAACCGGCCTCCTTGAGGATGTAGCCACCACGGGAGATGGACCGGACTTGCTCGCCGTTGCGCTGCTGCGGCTCCATGC encodes the following:
- the aceF gene encoding dihydrolipoyllysine-residue acetyltransferase, which gives rise to MAEQELKVPDIGGFEEVEVIEVLVAPGDRIEAEQSLITLESDKASMEVPAEVGGEIRAVHVAVGDTVSEGSVVATVDPVAEPAEPATQAEAPAAAGGPAEETAPSADGGAPATAAPAAAAQPAASAGSGGGAAAGGVDESPAIDRDGHRAAHASPSVRRYARELGVDLSRVQGSGRKGRIRREDVEAYVKQVMQGQEAPPAGAAGAPAAEGAGIPPIPEQDFSRFGEVERVPLTRIQRLSGPHLHRSWLNVPHVTQFDEADITEMEAFRQSLKKEAEARGVKLTPLAFLVRAAAAALAEYPRFNASLSADGQELILKHYCHIGVAVDTPEGLVVPVLRDADQKGVLQIAEDLGTLSAKARDGKLGPADMQGGCFSISSLGGIGGTAFTPIVNAPEVAILGVSRSQTRPVWDGQTFQPRLMLPLSLSYDHRVIDGAMAARFTNYLSQVLGDLRRLVL
- the aceE gene encoding pyruvate dehydrogenase (acetyl-transferring), homodimeric type, with product MQSIPELRDDPDPEEIQEWLDALDAVIEHEGPERAQQILEHLVSKGRRRLGHLPFKATTGYINTIPRHLEVRPPEYTDHHLEWRIRALVRWNAIAMVVAANREHDGIGGHIASYASACTLYEVGFNHFWRAPNEEQDGDLVFFQGHSAPGIYARAYLEGRLSAEQLAGFRQDVDGDGVSSYPHPWLMPDFWQFPTVSMGLGPIQAVQQARMMKYLHHRGIEDTSGRKVWCFMGDGEMDEPESMGSIGLAAREQLDNLIFVVNCNLQRLDGPVRGNGKIIQELEGEFRGAGWNVIKVIWGSRWDPLLELDHEGLLQQRMEEAVDGEYQAFKARGGDYTRKHFFAKDPELEKMVAGMSDYDIYRLNRGGHDPHKVYAAYHAAVNHTGQPTVILAKTVKGYGMGEAGEGQNITHQQKKMGENALRRFRDHYEIPIPDEQLKETPFYKPDDDAPEMRYLHERRQALGGYMPVRYERAPALEVPELSAFDALLKDSGERELSTTMAFVRALTVLTRDKQVGQRVVPIIPDEARTFGMEGLFRQLGIYSNVGQLYEPEDADQLMSYREAQTGQILEEGLDEAGAMSSWMAAATSYANHGVNMIPFYIFYSMFGFQRVGDLCWAAGDIQARGFLIGGTAGRTTLNGEGLQHQDGHSHVLASTIPNCVSYDPAFDYELAVIVQDGLRRMYAEQENCFYYLTVYNENHTHPAMPEGAEEGIRRGMYLFRAGPEKKGPRVQLMGSGSIFREVLAAADLLANDFGVHADIWSCPSFTELARDGMVCARANRLHPEAERRQSYLQACLERYSGPAVAATDYMRAYPDQIRPYIGRKFWSLGTDGFGRSDTREKLRRFFEVDRHHIAAAALYALADEGTIEAAKVSEAIGKYQLAADAPNPWEV
- a CDS encoding DUF502 domain-containing protein, encoding MRRIGGIFLKGLLAVLPAVVTLYLLYWLIITAERALGSIVQLVIPETWYHPGLGVALAVAGIFAIGVLLNFYLLRRLWEWFEQILLQLPVVKTIYGAVQDLTGFVSRAEELGDQVVTVPLPGSDYRVLGVVTRRQWEGVAEGLGDEHTIAVYTPMSYQVGGYTLLAPASVVEPVDMSVEDAMRFAVTAGMSTRKSASLDELLEDSAHDPGREG
- the fba gene encoding class II fructose-bisphosphate aldolase (catalyzes the reversible aldol condensation of dihydroxyacetonephosphate and glyceraldehyde 3-phosphate in the Calvin cycle, glycolysis, and/or gluconeogenesis) — protein: MAMITLRQLLDHAAEHGYGMPAFNANNMEQLHAIMEAAKECDSPAIVQASAGARKYAGVPFYRHLMEAAVESYPDVPLVVHLDHGANPGACMRAIQSGFTSVMMDGSLKEDGKTPADYDYNASVTRRAAEMAHAGGVSVEGEIGVLGSLETGEAGKEDGVGAEGKMDKDKLLTDPEEAAQFVRDTHVDALAIACGTSHGAYKFTRPPTGDILAISRIKEIHQRLPDTHLVMHGSSQVPQEWLELINRFGGEIPETYGVPVEEVQEGIRNGVRKVNIDTDLRLASTGAVRKHLAENPSNFDPRKFLKASTEAMKEICKARYEAFGSAGMASKIKPIALETMVERYESGELAPKVS
- the pyk gene encoding pyruvate kinase; its protein translation is MMPRRTKILATLGPATDRPEGLEAVLAAGVDVVRINLSHGEASDHRRRVEAVRTWGEAHGRRVGVLVDLQGPKIRIERFRNGPVLLRRGDPFILDPTVDPDAGDQTQVGVAYRALPDDLHPGDELLLDDGRLVVRVERIEGTAVHTSVQVGGELSDRKGINRRGGGLSAPALTDKDRVDIVTAAELAADYVAVSFPRCADDIHEARRLLTEAGGRSGIVAKIERAEALDAAEEIMDAADAIMVARGDLGVEIGDAALPEVQKQLIQTARARNRVAITATQMMESMIDNPIPTRAEVFDVANAVRDGTDAVMLSAETATGSFPAETVAAMDRVCRAAERSRTVTVSHHRLDEHFTQVDETVAMAAMYAANHFAIKALIAITESGGTASWMSRISSGLPIYVLTRHPETRGRVTLYRGVYPLEFDAEQEDLNALKSRLLARLSKQGLVSQGDYVLVTHGEELGAAGGTNTLRIVCVDDYL
- a CDS encoding phosphoglycerate kinase, giving the protein MKAKRMTDLDLTGKRVLIREDLNVPIKDGQVADDTRVRAAAESIRQAMQAGGRVLVMSHLGRPKEGEYDAEASMAPVARRLGEILGCEVPVVRDWLEGVDVPEGGVALAENVRFQPGETKDDEALSRRMAALCDVFVMDAFGTAHRAQASTHGVARFAPEACAGPLLSAELEALGKALDNPARPMIAIVGGSKVSGKVQVLEALTHKVDQLIVGGGIANTFIAAAGYSVGKSLYEADFVDTAKRLMEEARAKGGEIPIPEDVVTARDFSADAEAHVHPVDAVPDDEMILDVGPQTRARYDGMLRNAGTVVWNGPVGVFEMAPFAGGTRALAEAIAASDGFSIAGGGDTLAAVEQFGITDQVSYISTGGGAFLEFLEGRVLPGVAALEQHAAAHS